The segment CCTCAAGCTGCTTTTTGATGCTGTCCGCATCCGCCTTCGACACGCCTTCCTTGACCGGGGACGGCGCGCCCTCGACCAGATCCTTGGCCTCTTTCAGACCCAGGCCGGTTATGGCGCGGATGACCTTGATGACGTTGACCTTATTATCACCGAAAGCCTTCAAAATGACAGTAAATTCGGTCTTCTCCTCGGCGGCGGCGGCACCACCGGCGGCGGGCGCGGCAACGGCCACGGTCGCGGCCGCGGCGGAGACGCCGAACTTGTCTTCCATCGCCTTGATCAGGTCGACGACCTCGAGGACCGTCATCTTGGAAATGGCATCCAGAATATCGTTGGTGCTGACTGACATGGTCTATGCTCCTAAATCTTGAATGTAATCAGTTGATAAGTAAGCCCGGCGGCACTCAGGCCGCGGCCTGTTTCTGATCGCGGACGGCGGCCACGGTACGGGCCAGTTTGTTCGCCGGCTCGGCCAGCGTACGCACAAACTTCCCGATCGGCGCCTTCATCACGGCCATCAGCTGGCTGATCGCCTCGCTCTTGGTCGGCATCTGCGCCAATCTTTTGGCGTCTTCCGGCGCCAGCAGCTTGCCGCGCAATGCCACGACCTTGATGATGAGCTTCTCGTTCGTCTTCGCGAAGTCGGTCAGGACCCGCGCGGCGGCGGCCGGATCTTCCTTCGATAAGGCGAGGATCAGCGGCCCGACGAAGCCCTCCTGCATGCACGCGAATTCCGTCTCCGAGACCGCCTTGCGCGCGAGCGTGTTCTTGACCACGCGCAGGTAGACACCGGACTGACGGGCCTTGCGCCGCAGATCGGTCAAAGCCTCGACCGTGAGACCGCTGTATTCCGCCGCGATGGCGGATTGCGCAGTGCTGGCCTCACGGGCCACGTCGGCGACGATTGCCTTCTTGTCTTCAAGCGATAACAAGCGTTCACCTCCCAGTTCGCCATGCCCTCCCGTTCCGGGTCCGCATGGCGTCGTTTACGCCACGGGCGCGCACACTGCGCACGCCCACCCACGGCGACCTTGCAGGAGGAAATCCTGTGCGGGTCTCACCGTCTACGCAGGCAGAAGACCCGGTTCCCCGGGGATTCAGCTTAGGCCGTCCACGCCCCCCTGTCAGGGATGCGGCGCGGCGCCTGCGGTCTTCGACGTCCTCCGCCCGCGGCCGTTGGCCCGGCGGGGATGCCCAAAGTCTGTCGCGCGACCCAGGCCTATTCGGCCAGGGTCGATTGATCGATGATCAGGCCCGGCCCCATGGTGCTCGAGACCGAGATCTTCTTCATGTAGATGCCCTTGGCGGTGCCCGGCTTGGCCTTGTTGAGCGCGCCCAGCAGCGCGGACAGGTTCTCGCGCAGCGCCGGCACGGTGAAGCTCGCCTTGCCGATCACGCAGTGCACGATGCCGGCCTTGTCGGTGCGGTACTGCACCTGACCCGCCTTCGCATTCTTCACCGCCGTGACCACATCGGGCGTCACCGTCCCCACCTTGGGGTTCGGCATCAGGCCGCGGGGACCGAGGATCTGGCCCAGCTGGCCGACGACGCGCATCGCGTCGGGGGTGGCGATCGCCACATCGAAATCCAGGTTCCCGGCCTTGATGGACGCGGCGAGGTCGTCGAACCCGACGATGTCGGCGCCCGCCGCCTTGGCGGCCTCGGCCTTCTCGCCCTGGGCGAACACCGCGACGCGCATCGACTTGCCCGTGCCGTTCGGCAGCACGGTCGAGCCGCGCACCATCTGGTCCGACTTGCGGGTATCGACGCCGAGATTCACGGCGACGTCGACCGTCTCATCGAACTTCGCGGTCGCCAGTTCCTTCAACAGCGCGAGCGCCTCATCGAGCGGGTACTGCTTGCCGGGCACGGTCTTCCCGCGGATCAGTTTGTTGCGTTTGGACAGCGCCATGTCACACCCCCTCCGAGTCGAGGCCCATGCTGCGCGCGCTGCCGGCGATGGTGCGCACGGCGGCATCCAGATCCGCGGCGGTCAGGTCGGGCATCTTGGTCTTGGCGATCTCCTCGAGCTGCGCGCGCGTCACCTTGCCCACCTTGACGGTGTTCGGCGTGGCGCTGCCCGAGGCGATGCCGACGGCCTTCTTCAGCAGCACCGAGGCCGGCGGGGTCTTGATGACGAAGGTGAAGCTGCGATCACTGTAAACGGTGATCACCACCGGCAGGGGCATGCCCTGCTCCATCTTCTGGGTCTGGGCGTTGAACGCCTTGCAGAACTCCATGATGTTGACGCCGGCCTGGCCGAGCGCCGGACCGACCGGCGGGCTCGGATTGGCCTGCCCGGCGGCCACCTGCAGCTTGATGTACTTGTCGACTTTCTTTGCCATTGCTCACTCCCGGGTGCAAGCGCCTCGCGGCTCCCCGCTCTATTAATAAAACTCCAGGACTAAGGACTTAGGACTAAGGACTGAGTCAAACCCACAACCCCGTCGTCCAGATCATCCTTAGTCCTTAGTCCTTAGTCCTTATCCCTTCTCCACCTGCCCGAATTCCAGCTCCAGCGGGGTGGAACGGCCGAAGATGGTCACCGCCACGCGCAGGCGGCTCTTCTCGTAATTGACCTCTTCGACGACGCCGCTGAAGTCCGCGAACGGACCCTCGATGACGCGCACGACCTCGCCGGGCTCGAACAGCACCTTCGGCTTCGGCTTCTCGACGCCTTCCTGGATGCGGTCGATGATCTGCTGCGCCTCCTTGTCGGAGATCGGCGCCGGCCGGTCGGAAGTGCCGCCGATGAAACCCATGACCTTGGGCACTTCCTTCACCAGGTGCCAGGTGGTGTCGTTCATCTCCATCTGGATCAGCACGTAGCCGGGGAAGAACTTGCGGTCGCTCTTGCGCTTCTGGCCGCCGCGCATCTCGATGACTTCCTCGGTGGGGACCAGGATATCGCCGAACAGCTCGGCCACGCCGCTGTGCGAAATGCGTTCCTTCAGGGAGCGCACCGCCTGCTGTTCGAAGCCGGAATAGACATGCACCACGTACCACCGCTTAGCCATGTGCCATCAGCCCCCTTGGCCCGTAAATAGCTTTACCAACCACGTCAGGAACGAATCGAAGATCCACAGGATGACCGCCGTCACCAACACCATCCCCATGACCACCAGCGTGGTCTGGATGGTTTCCTTGCGCGTGGGCCAGACGACCTTGCGCACCTCGGTGCGGGCCTCGCCGATGAAGGCCCAGGTGTGCTGGCCGGCCGCGGTCTGAAAGAACACGGCACTGGCGACGCCGATCGCCACCAGCAGGCCCAGCACCCGCAGCAGCAGGGAGGTGTCCTCCCCGTAATAATAGAAAGCCCCGAGCGCCCCCGCCACGATCAGCGCGGCCAACAGGAACTTGATCTTGTCGCCCATAACCTCAAACACCAAAATGTATGAAGTGAAAAAATCAGGAGTCCGACAATCCGTGACTCCCCCACTTCCCACCCGTTCAATTGGCAGGCCAGGAGGGAATCGAACCCCCAACCTGCGGTTTTGGAGACCGCCGCTCTGCCAATTGAGCTACTGGCCCTAAACTTTAAATTAAATCCGGGGACGGACTTCAGTCCGTCCCCGCTCTGCATTTACTCGAGTACTTTCGACACCACGCCGGCGCCGACGGTGCGGCCGCCTTCGCGGATCGCGAAGCGCAGGCCTTCTTCCATCGCGATCGGGTTGATCAGCGACACCGTCATCTTCACGTTGTCGCCCGGCATCACCATCTCAACACCCGACGGCAGGTCGCACGCGCCCGTCACGTCCGTCGTCCGGAAGTAGAACTGCGGGCGGTAGCCGTTGAAGAACGGCGTGTGACGGCCGCCCTCTTCCTTGCCCAGAATGTACACCTCGCACTCGAACTTCGTGTGCGGCGTGATCGAACCCGGCTTGCACAGCACCTGGCCGCGCTCCACTTCCTCGCGCTTCGTGC is part of the Gammaproteobacteria bacterium genome and harbors:
- the rplL gene encoding 50S ribosomal protein L7/L12, which gives rise to MSVSTNDILDAISKMTVLEVVDLIKAMEDKFGVSAAAATVAVAAPAAGGAAAAEEKTEFTVILKAFGDNKVNVIKVIRAITGLGLKEAKDLVEGAPSPVKEGVSKADADSIKKQLEEAGATVEIK
- the rplK gene encoding 50S ribosomal protein L11, giving the protein MAKKVDKYIKLQVAAGQANPSPPVGPALGQAGVNIMEFCKAFNAQTQKMEQGMPLPVVITVYSDRSFTFVIKTPPASVLLKKAVGIASGSATPNTVKVGKVTRAQLEEIAKTKMPDLTAADLDAAVRTIAGSARSMGLDSEGV
- the rplA gene encoding 50S ribosomal protein L1, which gives rise to MALSKRNKLIRGKTVPGKQYPLDEALALLKELATAKFDETVDVAVNLGVDTRKSDQMVRGSTVLPNGTGKSMRVAVFAQGEKAEAAKAAGADIVGFDDLAASIKAGNLDFDVAIATPDAMRVVGQLGQILGPRGLMPNPKVGTVTPDVVTAVKNAKAGQVQYRTDKAGIVHCVIGKASFTVPALRENLSALLGALNKAKPGTAKGIYMKKISVSSTMGPGLIIDQSTLAE
- the rplJ gene encoding 50S ribosomal protein L10; this translates as MLSLEDKKAIVADVAREASTAQSAIAAEYSGLTVEALTDLRRKARQSGVYLRVVKNTLARKAVSETEFACMQEGFVGPLILALSKEDPAAAARVLTDFAKTNEKLIIKVVALRGKLLAPEDAKRLAQMPTKSEAISQLMAVMKAPIGKFVRTLAEPANKLARTVAAVRDQKQAAA
- the secE gene encoding preprotein translocase subunit SecE — protein: MGDKIKFLLAALIVAGALGAFYYYGEDTSLLLRVLGLLVAIGVASAVFFQTAAGQHTWAFIGEARTEVRKVVWPTRKETIQTTLVVMGMVLVTAVILWIFDSFLTWLVKLFTGQGG
- the nusG gene encoding transcription termination/antitermination protein NusG: MAKRWYVVHVYSGFEQQAVRSLKERISHSGVAELFGDILVPTEEVIEMRGGQKRKSDRKFFPGYVLIQMEMNDTTWHLVKEVPKVMGFIGGTSDRPAPISDKEAQQIIDRIQEGVEKPKPKVLFEPGEVVRVIEGPFADFSGVVEEVNYEKSRLRVAVTIFGRSTPLELEFGQVEKG